In the genome of Archangium lipolyticum, the window TCTCGTCCGCGGCGATCGTCTTGCTCGCCACGTCCAGCGCCGTCACCCAGCCCGCGCACGCGGCGTTGATGTCGAACGTGCCCGCGTTGCTCGCGCCCAGCTTCGCCTGCACCACCGAGGCCGTCGCCGGGCTCAGGTAGTCCGGCGTGTCCGTGGAGATGATGATGAGATCCAACTCCTGGGGCTTCACGCCCGCGCGCTCCATCGCCTGCTTCGCGGCGGCCACGCACAAATCGCTCGTCACCTGGTCATCCGCCATCAGGTGGCGCTGCTTGATGCCCACGTTCTGCTGCAACCACGCATCCACCGGCTCGCCGATGATGCGCTCCACGTCGGCGTTGGTGAGGACCTTCTCGGGGACATAGCGGCCAGTGGCCAGGATGTTGGCGTACCTCATCGGCTCCTGCTCCGCGGGACCCGGGGCTTGCGGCGCCCCTTCCCGCTCTCGGTGTCTGCCCCGGCAGGACGCGCGTCCATGCCGTGGCGGATGAAATCCATCGCGGTGTCCAACACGTGCTCCAGCCCGCCCTCCCCCTCCCACAGCACCCAGCGCATCCCCAGGAAGTCCCCCAGCCCCATCAGGCAGTAGGCCAGCGCCTCCGGGTCCATCCGCCGTACCTCGCCCGCCTCCATGCCCCTCACCAGGCCCGACACGTACCCCTTCGCGAAGCGGTCGTAGTAGCGCCGGTAGCACTCCTCATCGACGAACTCCGCCTGGCGCACGATGCGGTACAGGTTGCGGT includes:
- a CDS encoding TetR/AcrR family transcriptional regulator, which produces MNRSSTSPTERIVPATPRGQRTRQKLLRAAEAVFGEKGYEHASIADITREAEVALGTFYVYFPDKQSIFVEVVDELGARLRRLIAESVAACEDRMQVEREGLRAFFQFVGSNRNLYRIVRQAEFVDEECYRRYYDRFAKGYVSGLVRGMEAGEVRRMDPEALAYCLMGLGDFLGMRWVLWEGEGGLEHVLDTAMDFIRHGMDARPAGADTESGKGRRKPRVPRSRSR